A single window of Streptomyces griseoviridis DNA harbors:
- a CDS encoding MFS transporter produces the protein MTQTEDSAAVTDHARRRPGPAARAPRIHRAWFVAAVTFVTIVGAAAFRSLPGLLIDPLHQEFGWSRGTIGAAVSVNLALYGLTAPFAAALMDRFGIRKVVAVALTVIAVGAGSTVWMTSAWQLMLSWGLLVGLGSGSMALAFAATVTDRWFTTRRGLVTGILTAASASGQLIFLPLLSWIVETHDWRPAAVTVALAALAVVPFVWLLLRDHPADLGHKPYGATAFVPRPEPARGAARRAVTVLFAAARTGTFWLLAGTFAICGASTNGLVQTHFVPAAHDHGMPVTAAASLLAVIGVFDVVGTIASGWFTDRFEPRRLLAVYYALRGISLLFLPMLLAPSVHPPMLFFIVFYGLDWVATVPPTVALCREQYGDDSAIVFGWVLASHQVGAALVAFLGGVARDAFGSYDMVWYASGALCAAAALMALVIRRRPATGPVLA, from the coding sequence GTGACGCAGACCGAAGACTCCGCCGCCGTGACCGACCACGCGAGGCGCCGCCCAGGACCCGCCGCACGGGCGCCCCGCATCCACCGCGCCTGGTTCGTCGCGGCCGTGACCTTCGTGACGATCGTCGGCGCCGCCGCCTTCAGATCCCTGCCGGGACTGCTCATCGACCCCCTGCACCAGGAGTTCGGCTGGTCGCGCGGCACTATCGGGGCGGCCGTCTCCGTCAACCTCGCCCTCTACGGGCTCACCGCGCCGTTCGCGGCGGCCCTGATGGACCGCTTCGGCATCCGCAAGGTGGTCGCCGTCGCGCTGACCGTGATAGCCGTCGGCGCCGGGTCCACCGTCTGGATGACCTCGGCCTGGCAACTCATGCTCAGCTGGGGCCTGTTGGTCGGCCTCGGCTCCGGCTCGATGGCCCTCGCGTTCGCCGCGACCGTCACCGACCGCTGGTTCACCACCCGGCGCGGCCTGGTCACCGGCATCCTCACCGCCGCCTCCGCCTCCGGACAGCTGATCTTCTTGCCGCTGCTGTCGTGGATCGTCGAGACCCACGACTGGCGCCCGGCGGCCGTGACCGTCGCCCTCGCCGCGCTCGCCGTCGTACCGTTCGTCTGGCTGCTGCTGCGTGACCACCCCGCCGACCTCGGCCACAAGCCCTACGGCGCCACCGCGTTCGTGCCCAGGCCCGAGCCCGCGCGGGGCGCCGCCCGCCGCGCCGTCACCGTCCTGTTCGCCGCCGCCCGCACCGGCACCTTCTGGCTGCTCGCCGGCACCTTCGCGATCTGCGGCGCCTCCACCAACGGCCTGGTCCAGACCCACTTCGTGCCCGCGGCCCACGACCACGGCATGCCCGTCACGGCCGCCGCCTCGCTGCTCGCCGTGATCGGCGTCTTCGACGTCGTCGGCACCATCGCCTCCGGCTGGTTCACCGACCGCTTCGAGCCGCGCAGGCTGCTCGCCGTCTACTACGCCCTGCGCGGGATCTCGCTGCTGTTCCTGCCGATGCTGCTGGCGCCGAGCGTGCACCCGCCGATGCTGTTCTTCATCGTCTTCTACGGCCTCGACTGGGTCGCCACCGTCCCCCCGACCGTCGCCCTCTGCCGCGAGCAGTACGGCGACGACAGCGCGATCGTCTTCGGCTGGGTCCTCGCCTCCCACCAGGTCGGCGCGGCCCTGGTCGCCTTCCTCGGCGGCGTGGCCAGGGACGCCTTCGGCAGCTACGACATGGTCTGGTACGCGTCGGGCGCGCTCTGCGCCGCCGCCGCCCTGATGGCGCTGGTGATCAGGCGCCGCCCGGCGACCGGGCCGGTCCTCGCCTGA
- a CDS encoding ABC transporter permease encodes MTTPEPAATATAAVSAPPPGRAVRAWRTARSSRTALIGLAIIAVHVLIALLAPLLTSWDPIANDSARALLGPSWSHWAGTDQYGRDVLARVLYGGRYALGVSVAATAVTVVLGTVVGCAAALRGGWFDDVLGRVLDAVLSVPSILALLVIVTALGTGPLVIVLAIAVVYVPQVVRVVRGAALAVVPHDYVTAARARGESTWTVLRREVLPNITDVVCVEFAMRASWVVLLISSLSFLGFGADPPTPDWGLMVAENRTAITVVPMASLAPIVALATLVVGLNLAADGLSKAWGVDRIREGL; translated from the coding sequence ATGACCACGCCAGAACCGGCCGCCACCGCGACCGCCGCCGTCTCCGCCCCGCCGCCGGGCCGCGCGGTCCGCGCCTGGCGCACGGCCCGCTCCTCCCGCACCGCCCTCATCGGCCTCGCGATCATCGCCGTCCATGTCCTGATCGCGCTGCTCGCGCCGCTCCTCACCTCCTGGGACCCGATCGCCAACGACTCCGCGCGGGCGCTGCTCGGGCCGAGCTGGTCCCACTGGGCGGGCACCGACCAGTACGGGCGCGACGTCCTCGCCCGGGTCCTGTACGGCGGCCGGTACGCCCTCGGGGTCTCGGTGGCGGCGACCGCGGTGACCGTCGTCCTCGGCACCGTCGTCGGCTGCGCGGCGGCGCTGCGCGGCGGCTGGTTCGACGACGTCCTCGGCCGGGTCCTCGACGCGGTGCTGTCCGTGCCCTCGATCCTCGCGCTGCTCGTCATCGTCACCGCGCTGGGCACCGGACCGCTGGTCATCGTCCTCGCCATCGCCGTCGTCTACGTGCCCCAGGTGGTGCGGGTGGTGCGCGGCGCCGCCCTCGCCGTCGTCCCGCACGACTACGTGACGGCCGCCCGCGCCCGCGGCGAGAGCACCTGGACGGTGCTGCGCCGCGAGGTGCTGCCCAACATCACCGACGTGGTGTGCGTGGAGTTCGCGATGCGGGCCTCCTGGGTGGTGCTGCTGATCTCCTCACTGTCCTTCCTCGGCTTCGGCGCCGACCCGCCCACCCCCGACTGGGGGCTGATGGTGGCCGAGAACCGCACCGCGATCACCGTCGTCCCGATGGCGAGCCTCGCGCCGATCGTCGCCCTGGCCACCCTCGTGGTCGGACTCAACCTCGCCGCCGACGGCCTCTCCAAGGCGTGGGGCGTCGACCGGATCAGGGAGGGCCTGTGA
- a CDS encoding dipeptide ABC transporter ATP-binding protein yields the protein MAAPSASPTTPAPAASPDPLVVVDALSVAYRSGGRDVPVVHEVSLRVAAGQTLALVGESGSGKSTVAATLLGHLRHGSRITGGAVRVAGADVFALPARELRALRSRTVAMVGQNAGHALTPTLRVGRQIAEAGGDVPVVELLDQVRLPRPAELARRYPHELSGGQQQRVAIAMAVAARPRVLVLDEPTTGLDVVTQRGVLDLIGALRDELGLAAVLVSHDLGVVAHMADEVTVLRLGRVVESAPTRSLFAAPQEPYTRRLLASVPRLDDAGLVLVGEGGEREIRPKPVVAADAPVAVRARDVTVDYGRSRAVHGVSFDVRRGEVVALVGESGSGKSTLAWALAGLRATSGGTLAHESGDLTGPARRRPLALRRRIQLVFQNADTSLNPRRSVGDAIRHPLRFFGTVTDRAEAAERARALIADVRLDPDLADRLPAQLSGGQRQRIGIARALAGGPDVLIADEITTALDVSVQAEVLRLLDDLRRERDLACLFISHDLAVVRGIADRVVVLRHGVVVEEGPTERVFADPGHPYTRQLMAAALEPDPTAEPFVSEAPDWTDAAGPDGLWTDHGEGHRVRRWREAATTAGAARPTDPTGPREPRDPADPADHADPADHTGPAEHREHAAPAGPTGLTGPTDPADPAEGAS from the coding sequence ATGGCCGCACCGTCCGCATCACCCACGACACCCGCACCGGCCGCCTCACCCGACCCGCTCGTCGTCGTCGACGCGCTCTCGGTGGCGTACCGCTCCGGCGGGCGGGACGTGCCCGTCGTGCACGAGGTGTCCCTGCGGGTCGCCGCCGGGCAGACCCTCGCCCTCGTCGGGGAGTCCGGCAGCGGCAAGTCGACCGTCGCCGCCACCCTGCTCGGCCATCTGCGGCACGGATCGCGGATCACCGGCGGCGCCGTGCGGGTCGCGGGCGCCGACGTCTTCGCCCTGCCCGCACGGGAGTTGCGCGCGCTGCGGTCCCGCACGGTCGCCATGGTCGGGCAGAACGCCGGGCACGCGCTGACCCCGACCCTGCGCGTCGGCCGGCAGATCGCCGAGGCCGGCGGGGACGTCCCGGTCGTCGAACTGCTCGACCAGGTACGGCTGCCGCGCCCCGCCGAACTCGCCCGCCGCTACCCGCACGAACTCTCCGGCGGCCAGCAGCAGCGCGTCGCCATCGCCATGGCCGTCGCCGCCCGCCCCCGGGTCCTGGTCCTCGACGAGCCGACGACCGGACTCGACGTCGTCACCCAGCGCGGCGTCCTCGACCTGATCGGCGCCCTGCGCGACGAACTCGGCCTGGCCGCGGTGCTGGTGAGCCACGACCTCGGGGTCGTCGCGCACATGGCCGACGAGGTCACCGTGCTGCGCCTCGGCCGGGTGGTCGAGTCGGCGCCCACCCGCAGTCTCTTCGCCGCGCCCCAGGAGCCGTACACCAGGCGCCTGTTGGCGAGCGTGCCACGGCTCGACGACGCCGGTCTGGTGCTCGTCGGGGAGGGCGGTGAGCGCGAGATCCGGCCCAAGCCGGTCGTCGCGGCGGACGCCCCGGTCGCCGTGCGGGCCCGGGACGTCACCGTCGACTACGGCAGGAGCCGGGCCGTGCACGGCGTCTCCTTCGACGTCAGGCGGGGCGAAGTCGTCGCGCTGGTGGGCGAGTCGGGCAGCGGCAAGTCGACGCTCGCCTGGGCGCTCGCCGGGCTGCGGGCCACCTCGGGCGGCACCCTCGCGCACGAGTCGGGCGACCTCACGGGACCCGCGAGGCGACGGCCGCTCGCGCTGCGCCGCCGGATCCAGCTCGTCTTCCAGAACGCCGACACCTCCCTCAACCCGCGTCGCTCGGTGGGCGACGCGATCCGCCACCCGCTGCGGTTCTTCGGCACCGTGACCGACCGCGCCGAGGCCGCCGAGCGGGCCCGCGCGCTCATCGCCGACGTCCGTCTCGACCCGGACCTCGCCGACCGGCTGCCCGCGCAGCTCTCCGGCGGCCAGCGCCAGCGCATCGGCATCGCGCGGGCGCTGGCCGGCGGGCCCGATGTGCTGATCGCCGACGAGATCACCACCGCCCTCGACGTGTCGGTGCAGGCGGAGGTGTTGCGGCTGCTCGACGACCTGCGCAGGGAACGCGATCTCGCCTGCCTGTTCATCAGCCACGACCTGGCCGTCGTGCGGGGCATCGCCGACCGGGTCGTGGTGCTGCGGCACGGCGTCGTCGTGGAGGAGGGCCCCACCGAGCGGGTCTTCGCCGACCCCGGGCACCCCTACACCCGGCAGCTGATGGCCGCGGCCCTGGAACCGGACCCGACGGCGGAGCCGTTCGTGTCGGAGGCGCCCGACTGGACGGACGCCGCGGGACCCGACGGCCTCTGGACCGACCACGGCGAAGGCCACCGGGTCCGCCGCTGGCGGGAGGCCGCCACCACCGCAGGGGCGGCACGACCCACAGATCCCACAGGTCCCAGAGAACCCAGAGATCCCGCAGATCCCGCAGATCACGCAGATCCCGCAGATCACACAGGTCCCGCAGAGCACAGAGAGCACGCAGCACCCGCCGGACCCACCGGACTGACCGGACCCACCGACCCCGCCGACCCCGCCGAAGGAGCGTCGTGA
- a CDS encoding Zn-dependent alcohol dehydrogenase, with protein MRGVVWDGTRVAVVDDLEVRDPGPGEVLVAVRAAGLCHSDLSVLDGTIPFPVPVVLGHEGAGVVEAVGAGVTHVAPGDHVALSTLANCGTCAECDRGRPTMCRRAIGRPGRPFARGGRPVFQFAADSAFAERTVVKAVQAVRIPDDLPLTSAALIGCGVLTGVGAVLNRARVDRGDSVLVIGTGGVGLNVLQGARIAGAVTIVAVDANPAKEAVAREFGATHFLTSTGPVREILPDGVDHAFECVGRVELIRQAVDLLDRHGQAVLLGVPPAAAEASFQVSSLYLDKSVLGCRYGSSRPQRDIALYAELYRTGRLLLDELVTATYPVEEFDKARTDAEAGRVARAVLTF; from the coding sequence ATGCGCGGTGTGGTGTGGGACGGGACGCGGGTCGCGGTCGTGGACGACCTGGAGGTGCGCGATCCGGGGCCGGGCGAGGTGCTGGTCGCCGTGCGGGCCGCCGGGCTGTGCCACAGCGACCTGTCGGTGCTCGACGGGACCATCCCGTTCCCGGTGCCCGTGGTGCTCGGGCACGAGGGCGCCGGGGTGGTGGAGGCGGTCGGGGCCGGCGTCACCCATGTGGCGCCCGGCGACCATGTGGCGCTCTCCACCCTCGCCAACTGCGGGACCTGCGCGGAGTGCGACCGGGGCAGGCCGACCATGTGCCGCCGGGCCATCGGGCGCCCCGGGCGGCCCTTCGCCAGGGGCGGGCGGCCGGTGTTCCAGTTCGCGGCCGACTCGGCGTTCGCCGAGCGGACCGTGGTGAAGGCCGTCCAGGCGGTGCGGATCCCCGACGACCTCCCGCTGACGTCCGCCGCGCTGATCGGCTGCGGGGTGCTGACCGGGGTCGGCGCCGTCCTCAACCGGGCCCGGGTCGACCGGGGCGACAGCGTCCTGGTGATCGGGACCGGCGGGGTCGGCCTCAACGTCCTCCAGGGCGCGCGGATCGCGGGCGCGGTGACGATCGTCGCCGTGGACGCCAACCCGGCGAAGGAGGCGGTGGCCAGGGAGTTCGGGGCGACCCACTTCCTGACCTCGACCGGGCCGGTGCGTGAGATCCTGCCGGACGGCGTGGACCACGCCTTCGAGTGCGTGGGCCGGGTCGAGCTGATCCGGCAGGCCGTCGACCTCCTGGACCGGCACGGACAGGCCGTGCTGCTGGGCGTCCCGCCGGCCGCCGCCGAGGCGTCCTTCCAGGTCTCCTCGCTCTACCTGGACAAGTCCGTCCTCGGCTGCCGCTACGGCTCCTCACGCCCCCAGCGGGACATCGCCCTCTACGCGGAGCTGTACCGCACGGGCCGGCTGCTCCTCGACGAACTCGTCACCGCGACCTACCCGGTGGAGGAGTTCGACAAGGCGCGGACCGACGCGGAGGCCGGACGGGTGGCGCGCGCGGTGCTCACCTTCTGA
- a CDS encoding ABC transporter permease has translation MLTFLARRLAAAVGTLLLSSVLVFLAVQALPGDVATQILGKDATPDAVAALRSTLGLDQPAWERYLHWIGGALHGDFGTSLVSGDAVGGDVAAHLGNSALIAGVTVLFAVTGSIVLGVLAGLYRDRWPDHLVSTVSLVGMSVPEFVVATVLVLCFSVALPWFPAVVLYGPDASAGQLLPAVWLPALALAIVMAAYIVRMTRTSVIDVMASEYVTTARLKGLPTWRVVTRHALPSALLPTLHVIALNVAWLVGGVAVVENVFNYPGVGKLMLSSVQNRDLPVIQAIALISAVVYVVCNLAADLGALALNPKLRTRGRT, from the coding sequence GTGCTCACGTTCCTCGCCCGGCGCCTCGCCGCCGCCGTCGGCACGCTCCTGCTGTCGTCCGTGCTCGTCTTCCTCGCCGTCCAGGCCCTGCCAGGCGACGTCGCCACCCAGATCCTCGGCAAGGACGCCACCCCGGACGCGGTCGCCGCCCTGCGCTCCACCCTGGGGCTCGACCAGCCCGCCTGGGAGCGGTACCTGCACTGGATCGGCGGCGCGCTGCACGGCGACTTCGGGACCTCGCTGGTCTCGGGTGACGCCGTCGGCGGCGACGTCGCGGCCCATCTCGGCAACTCGGCGCTGATCGCCGGCGTCACCGTGCTGTTCGCGGTGACCGGTTCGATCGTGCTCGGCGTGCTGGCCGGCCTCTACCGCGACCGCTGGCCCGACCACCTCGTCTCGACGGTCAGCCTGGTCGGCATGAGCGTCCCCGAGTTCGTGGTCGCCACCGTCCTGGTGCTCTGCTTCTCCGTCGCCCTGCCGTGGTTCCCCGCGGTCGTCCTGTACGGTCCCGACGCGAGCGCCGGCCAACTCCTGCCCGCCGTCTGGCTCCCCGCGCTCGCGCTGGCGATCGTGATGGCCGCGTACATCGTCCGGATGACCCGCACCTCGGTCATCGACGTGATGGCGAGCGAGTACGTCACCACCGCCCGGCTCAAGGGCCTGCCGACCTGGCGGGTCGTCACCCGGCACGCCCTGCCGAGCGCCCTGCTGCCCACCCTGCACGTGATCGCGCTCAACGTGGCGTGGCTGGTCGGCGGGGTCGCCGTCGTCGAGAACGTCTTCAACTACCCGGGCGTCGGCAAGCTGATGCTCTCCTCCGTGCAGAACCGCGACCTGCCCGTCATCCAGGCCATCGCCCTGATCAGCGCGGTCGTCTACGTCGTCTGCAACCTCGCCGCCGACCTCGGCGCCCTGGCCCTCAACCCCAAGCTCCGTACGCGCGGGAGGACTTGA
- a CDS encoding GlxA family transcriptional regulator has protein sequence MSRASQYRPHRIVVLALDGLLPFELGIPHRIFGRPKDAEGRPLYEVVTCSVRPPGPVETDADFTVHVPHGPEALAGADTVVVPASYELGPVFDDGVLTPELAAALALIRPGTRIASICTGVYVLAAAGLLDGRRATTHWAEADRLQRLFPRIDVDPDVLFIDDGDILTSAGVAAGIDLCLHMVRRDHGAAVANEVARRTVVPPHRDGGQAQFIRHPVPEPRSATTTAARAWALGRLHEPLQLRDMAAREAMSVRTFTRRFREEVGVSPGQWLTGQRVERARQLLESSDLSVDQIARDCGFGTAQSMRQHLQSTLGVTPTAYRRTFRASAGSSQAAPPPTGRQKVSTARATRPASASVRALSNSSTG, from the coding sequence ATGAGCCGTGCCTCGCAGTACCGCCCGCACCGGATCGTCGTCCTCGCCCTCGACGGGCTGCTCCCCTTCGAGCTGGGGATACCGCACCGCATCTTCGGCCGCCCGAAGGACGCCGAGGGGCGCCCGCTGTACGAGGTCGTGACCTGCTCGGTGCGCCCGCCGGGCCCGGTGGAGACCGACGCCGACTTCACCGTGCACGTCCCGCACGGCCCCGAGGCGCTGGCCGGCGCGGACACCGTCGTCGTCCCGGCCTCCTACGAGCTGGGTCCGGTCTTCGACGACGGTGTCCTCACCCCGGAGCTGGCCGCGGCCCTGGCGCTGATCCGCCCCGGCACCCGGATCGCCTCCATCTGCACCGGCGTGTACGTGCTCGCCGCCGCCGGGCTCCTCGACGGCCGCCGGGCGACCACGCACTGGGCGGAGGCGGACCGCCTCCAGCGCCTCTTCCCGCGGATCGACGTCGACCCCGACGTGCTGTTCATCGACGACGGCGACATCCTGACGTCGGCGGGTGTCGCGGCCGGCATCGACCTGTGCCTGCACATGGTCCGCCGCGACCACGGCGCCGCCGTCGCCAACGAGGTCGCCCGCCGTACGGTGGTCCCGCCGCACCGCGACGGCGGGCAGGCGCAGTTCATCCGGCATCCGGTGCCCGAGCCCCGGTCGGCGACCACGACGGCGGCCCGCGCGTGGGCCCTCGGCCGGCTGCACGAGCCGCTCCAGTTGCGGGACATGGCGGCCAGGGAGGCGATGTCGGTGCGCACCTTCACCCGCCGCTTCCGCGAGGAGGTCGGCGTCAGCCCCGGACAGTGGCTGACCGGGCAACGGGTGGAGCGGGCGCGGCAGTTGCTGGAGTCGTCCGATCTGTCCGTCGACCAGATCGCGAGGGACTGCGGGTTCGGCACCGCCCAGTCGATGCGCCAGCACCTCCAGTCGACGCTCGGTGTGACGCCGACGGCCTACCGGCGGACGTTCCGGGCGTCCGCCGGGAGCAGCCAGGCGGCACCGCCTCCGACGGGCCGTCAGAAGGTGAGCACCGCGCGCGCCACCCGTCCGGCCTCCGCGTCGGTCCGCGCCTTGTCGAACTCCTCCACCGGGTAG
- a CDS encoding TetR/AcrR family transcriptional regulator produces MTAAERPPSAAPAGSGRAPRRAVTAAARTRQPTEVRRRLIVEAAVPLIGERGYASVGVRDVAAAAGVSVGTVTYHFGSVQEILSEAMVLHIERYYTALSEAADRATSGAEALRLLVDALFTEDTDRHWRMWFDYWNAGEQGTDEAFARGQAHRYEAWHGQIRALAERAAADGRRAAVDLDGFTIRFAALADGLALQRLRQAPPLTMEAARRHLNHLIETELGPAPSA; encoded by the coding sequence ATGACGGCCGCCGAGCGCCCGCCGTCCGCGGCACCGGCCGGGTCGGGGCGCGCGCCGCGGCGCGCGGTCACCGCCGCCGCACGCACCCGGCAGCCCACCGAGGTGCGGCGCAGGCTGATCGTGGAGGCCGCCGTCCCGCTGATCGGCGAGCGCGGCTACGCGTCCGTGGGGGTGCGGGACGTGGCGGCCGCCGCCGGGGTGTCGGTCGGGACGGTCACCTACCACTTCGGCAGCGTCCAGGAGATCCTGTCCGAGGCGATGGTCCTGCACATCGAGCGCTACTACACGGCGCTCAGCGAGGCCGCCGACCGGGCGACGAGCGGCGCCGAGGCGCTGCGGCTGCTCGTCGACGCGCTGTTCACCGAGGACACCGACCGGCACTGGCGGATGTGGTTCGACTACTGGAACGCGGGCGAGCAGGGCACCGACGAGGCGTTCGCGCGCGGTCAGGCGCACCGCTACGAGGCGTGGCACGGGCAGATCCGCGCGCTGGCCGAGCGGGCGGCGGCCGACGGCCGGCGGGCCGCCGTCGACCTGGACGGCTTCACCATCAGGTTCGCGGCCCTCGCGGACGGCCTGGCCCTGCAACGTCTGCGCCAGGCGCCCCCGCTGACCATGGAGGCGGCCCGCCGCCACCTCAACCACCTGATCGAGACGGAGCTGGGCCCGGCGCCCTCCGCCTGA
- a CDS encoding CocE/NonD family hydrolase translates to MKYRERFDRRVIREDVWIPTRDGRTRLHARVWRPADAEADPVPALLEYLPYRKSDWTAPRDAQRHPWYAGHGYASVRVDIRGHGDSEGVPGDEYDAQELRDGVDVVNWLARQPWCTGRVGMFGISWGGFNSLQIAALAPEPLKAIVTVCSTDDRYDNDVHYTGGAVLGIDMLAWAGTMLAFAARPPDPASVGAERWLPMWKERLDSLEPFLHTWLDHQQRDAYWRHGSVCEDYGAIKAAVLAVGGWFDPYRDTVLRLAEHLPADRVRGLIGPWSHQYPDRGLPPGPAIGFLQETLRWWDHWLKDTDTGVMAEPLLRSWINDPVPPATSYDVMPGRWVGDDAWPSPRVGWSERPLGTGAQPVTVRSPQHTGVDAGRFFPFGNASDLPPDQREEDGRSVCFDSAPLDARVEILGRPRVRLRLDSATPRAHVVARLCDVAPDGSSTLVTRGVLNLLSRHGRDRAVEWTPGEWEDVEFDLTGIGYAFPPGHRVRVAVSDAYWPWVWPHGERGALRVRPADSALLLPVREPGAEPAIRFEEPEQAPPLAVTYDAPAEPRPERLVTRDVATGEWVLDVDPNYGGSRTYPDGLRYEESARETYRIRSDDPLSASAVSEWTIRLRRGEDGDAEVRTRTQLRATATEFIMDSRLEARANGETVAERTWHRTTPRTSG, encoded by the coding sequence GTGAAGTACCGCGAGCGGTTCGACCGCCGAGTGATCCGCGAGGACGTCTGGATCCCCACCCGGGACGGCCGCACCCGGCTGCACGCCCGTGTCTGGCGGCCGGCCGACGCCGAGGCCGACCCGGTGCCCGCGCTCCTCGAATACCTGCCGTACCGCAAGAGCGACTGGACCGCGCCCCGCGACGCCCAGCGCCACCCCTGGTACGCGGGCCACGGCTACGCCTCCGTGCGCGTCGACATCCGCGGCCACGGCGACAGCGAGGGCGTGCCGGGCGACGAGTACGACGCGCAGGAGCTGCGGGACGGCGTGGACGTCGTCAACTGGCTCGCGCGGCAGCCCTGGTGCACCGGCAGGGTCGGCATGTTCGGGATCTCCTGGGGCGGCTTCAACTCCCTCCAGATCGCGGCCCTCGCGCCCGAGCCGCTCAAGGCGATCGTCACCGTCTGCTCCACCGACGACCGCTACGACAACGACGTCCACTACACGGGCGGGGCGGTCCTCGGCATCGACATGCTCGCCTGGGCGGGCACCATGCTGGCGTTCGCGGCCCGGCCGCCCGACCCGGCGAGCGTCGGCGCCGAGCGGTGGCTGCCGATGTGGAAGGAGCGCCTCGACTCCCTCGAACCCTTCCTGCACACCTGGCTCGACCACCAGCAGCGGGACGCGTACTGGCGGCACGGCAGCGTCTGCGAGGACTACGGCGCGATCAAGGCGGCCGTCCTCGCGGTGGGCGGCTGGTTCGACCCGTACCGCGACACCGTGCTGCGCCTCGCCGAACACCTCCCCGCCGACCGGGTGCGCGGACTGATCGGCCCCTGGTCCCACCAGTACCCCGACCGCGGCCTTCCCCCGGGACCCGCCATCGGCTTCCTCCAGGAGACCCTCCGCTGGTGGGACCACTGGCTCAAGGACACCGACACCGGCGTCATGGCCGAACCCCTGCTGCGCTCCTGGATCAACGACCCGGTGCCGCCCGCCACCTCCTACGACGTCATGCCGGGCCGCTGGGTGGGCGACGACGCCTGGCCCTCGCCGCGCGTCGGGTGGAGCGAACGCCCGCTGGGCACCGGCGCGCAGCCCGTCACCGTCCGCTCGCCGCAGCACACCGGGGTCGACGCCGGGCGGTTCTTCCCGTTCGGCAACGCCTCCGACCTGCCGCCCGACCAGCGCGAGGAGGACGGCCGTTCGGTGTGCTTCGACTCGGCGCCGCTGGACGCCCGCGTCGAGATCCTCGGCCGCCCCCGTGTGCGGCTGCGCCTGGACAGCGCCACCCCGCGCGCCCACGTCGTCGCCCGGCTCTGCGACGTGGCGCCCGACGGCTCCTCCACCCTCGTCACCCGGGGCGTCCTCAACCTGCTGAGCAGGCACGGGCGCGACCGGGCCGTGGAGTGGACGCCCGGCGAGTGGGAGGACGTCGAATTCGACCTCACCGGCATCGGCTACGCCTTCCCGCCCGGACACCGCGTCCGGGTCGCGGTGAGCGACGCGTACTGGCCGTGGGTGTGGCCGCACGGCGAGCGCGGCGCCCTGCGCGTGCGGCCCGCCGACAGCGCGCTGCTGCTGCCGGTGCGGGAGCCGGGCGCGGAGCCCGCGATCCGCTTCGAGGAGCCCGAGCAGGCACCGCCGCTGGCCGTGACGTACGACGCGCCCGCCGAGCCGCGGCCCGAACGCCTGGTGACCCGGGACGTCGCCACCGGCGAGTGGGTCCTCGATGTCGACCCCAACTACGGCGGCTCGCGCACCTATCCGGACGGGCTGCGGTACGAGGAGAGCGCCCGGGAGACCTACCGGATCCGCTCCGACGATCCGCTCTCCGCGTCCGCGGTGTCCGAGTGGACGATCCGGCTGCGGCGCGGGGAGGATGGGGACGCCGAGGTCAGGACGCGGACCCAGCTGCGGGCCACGGCGACCGAGTTCATCATGGACAGCCGCCTCGAAGCGCGGGCGAACGGAGAGACAGTGGCCGAGCGCACCTGGCACCGCACCACCCCGAGGACGTCGGGATGA